One genomic segment of Helianthus annuus cultivar XRQ/B chromosome 14, HanXRQr2.0-SUNRISE, whole genome shotgun sequence includes these proteins:
- the LOC110883271 gene encoding zinc finger protein 10, whose amino-acid sequence MSVKRKNMILYSWEEEAFAEDVRGPLGGLVWPPRSYSCSFCTKEFRSAQALGGHMNVHRREKAKLKQTAPQSENHNDHKALCTPAALFFPSKPALLGQDSSSDTNKSCVYDEDLVVNIGDVDRSDLVLGVDLDSGLNMGGKRLKTNDDVTPAIMSGDLDLELRLSNIY is encoded by the coding sequence ATGTCGGTGAAGAGAAAGAACATGATTCTGTATTCATGGGAAGAAGAAGCGTTCGCGGAAGATGTTCGAGGCCCGCTTGGCGGTTTAGTGTGGCCACCGAGGTCTTATTCTTGTAGCTTTTGTACAAAAGAGTTCAGGTCAGCTCAAGCACTTGGTGGTCACATGAATGTTCATCGGAGAGAAAAAGCCAAGCTCAAGCAAACTGCACCACAAAGTGAAAACCATAATGATCACAAGGCTCTTTGTACTCCTGCAGCCTTATTCTTTCCTTCAAAACCAGCATTATTAGGTCAAGATAGCAGTTCCGACACTAATAAGAGTTGTGTTTATGATGAAGATTTAGTGGTTAATATTGGGGATGTTGATAGATCGGATTTGGTTTTAGGGGTTGACTTGGATTCGGGTTTGAATATGGGTGGTAAGCGGCTGAAGACAAATGATGATGTTACACCAGCGATTATGTCCGGCGATTTAGATCTTGAGCTGAGGCTATCTAACATTTACtag